Proteins encoded in a region of the Triticum dicoccoides isolate Atlit2015 ecotype Zavitan chromosome 3A, WEW_v2.0, whole genome shotgun sequence genome:
- the LOC119269534 gene encoding serine/threonine-protein phosphatase 6 regulatory ankyrin repeat subunit B-like isoform X1 yields MASRSSTDDTKENAVQVSVDAKLTVAAGRGNCQQLKDLLSTEDSKTMLVVMAPSIQASTVKSLPEVMSPLLLSSACSGAWQDLEFLLNRGHGQPHPSMNSSTKFHDLLTAYGSHSCGDKGASMQKASDDVEALLNLPSGSTVSLLDGVTIEGGTALHVVATYGESDGFLRSADIIHSKASHLLFVRNKNGDTPLHCAARAGMSRMVRHLITLARGENTGVNRVKELLEIENSLKETALHQAVRIGNNDIVKLLMEENSELASFPKDGTSPLYLAILLEEDIIVETLYNASHMKLSYSGKNGQNALHAAVLRGTELTKKLLEWNSDLTIQRDENGSTPLHFAAALAQQSQRGSICWQVLEANSAALYQSDCNGLFPIHVAASVGESGTVTMFLNKSPSSAGLQDSMGRTFLHVAAEKRKVRIVSSACRNRSLLWILNIQDNDGNTALHLAIQARSLRMFCALLGNRQTHLNLSNNMGQTPLDISPYGVPPGFFDEQNSEAKIHFALTVVNARSGGSRRDHFEENYTRQLKYDETEQLEKLKEPTQTLCIGVALVATATFTVTFALPGGYRADEHINGGTPTLAGRYAFDAFIIASTFSFVLSVMAMIGLMYSGYSILNPQTRRIYLIAALYFGSTSGTCFLATFALGLYMVLARVAHKSAIAICVISPLAVICKQMDLWLKWALLAQPLCTRIGLTRTLVMVTTRILFSMLMEFWPIIFIFVWATYTSNQF; encoded by the exons ATGGCGTCGAGGAGCAGCACCGACGACACGAAGGAAAATGCCGTGCAAGTGTCGGTGGATGCCAAACTGACGGTGGCCGCAGGCCGTGGCAACTGTCAGCAGTTGAAGGATCTGCTGAGCACGGAGGATTCGAAGACAATGCTGGTTGTGATGGCCCCAAGCATCCAGGCTTCCACGGTGAAGTCTCTCCCAGAGGTCATGAGCCCCCTTCTGCTATCATCGGCTTGCTCTGGCGCCTGGCAAGACTTGGAATTTCTTCTCAACAGGGGACACGGTCAGCCGCATCCTTCCATGAATTCTAGTACAAAATTTCATGACCTTCTCACGGCATATGGCTCCCACAGCTGCGGCGACAAAGGCGCATCGATGCAGAAAGCTTCTGATGATGTTGAAGCACTTCTGAACCTGCCTTCAGGTTCTACCGTGTCACTTCTGGACGGGGTCACCATTGAAGGGGGCACTGCACtccatgtggtggccacatatggcgAGAGTGATGGATTCTTGAGGAGTGCTGACATCATCCATAGTAAGGCAAGCCATCTCCTGTTTGTGCGTAACAAGAATGGTGACACGCCCCTGCACTGCGCTGCACGGGCCGGGATGTCCCGAATGGTCCGTCATCTCATCACTCTGGCCAGAGGCGAGAATACAGGTGTTAACAGAGTGAAGGAACTcctagaaattgaaaacagccttaAGGAGACAGCATTGCATCAAGCAGTCCGTATTGGAAATAATGACATAGTCAAGCTGCTAATGGAGGAAAACTCGGAGTTGGCCAGTTTTCCGAAAGACGGCACTTCACCTCTGTACCTGGCCATCTTGCTGGAAGAGGACATCATTGTCGAGACACTTTATAATGCGAGTCACATGAAACTTTCCTACTCTGGGAAAAATGGACAGAATGCGCTGCATGCTGCGGTTCTCCGAGGCACAG AGCTTACAAAAAAGCTCTTGGAATGGAACAGTGATCTCACTATACAAAGGGATGAAAACGGGAGTACGCCTCTCCATTTTGCTGCAGCTCTGGCACAGCAAAGTCAGCGAGGAAGTATATGTTGGCAAGTATTGGAAGCGAACTCAGCTGCATTGTATCAGTCAGATTGCAACGGATTATTTCCAATACACGTTGCTGCCTCTGTTGGTGAAAGTGGGACAGTAACTATGTTCCTTAACAAGTCTCCGAGCAGTGCTGGTTTGCAGGACAGTATGGGAAGGACATTCCTTCATGTAGCTGCTGAGAAAAGGAAAGTTAGAATAGTCAGTTCTGCTTGCAGAAATCGATCACTCTTATGGATTCTTAATATCCAAGACAATGATGGGAACACTGCACTACACCTAGCTATCCAGGCACGGAGTCTTCGAATGTTTTGTGCTTTGTTAGGGAATCGACAAACACATTTGAATTTATCAAATAATATGGGGCAAACTCCTCTAGATATATCACCATATGGGGTTCCCCCAGGATTTTTTGATGAACAG aACAGTGAAGCGAAGATACACTTTGCACTGACAGTTGTTAATGCTAGGAGTGGTGGCAGTCGTCGTGATCACTTTGAAGAAAACTACACTCGTCAGTTAAAATATGATGAAACGGAACAATTAGAAAAGTTGAAAGAACCAACACAAACACTATGTATTGGTGTGGCTCTAGTTGCAACTGCGACGTTTACTGTTACTTTTGCCCTTCCTGGAGGTTACAGAGCTGATGAACATATTAATGGAGGAACACCAACACTTGCCGGGAGGTATGCATTTGATGCATTCATAATAGCCAGCACATTCTCCTTCGTCTTGTCTGTGATGGCTATGATAGGTCTCATGTATTCTGGATACTCTATTTTAAACCCACAGACTCGTAGAATTTACTTGATCGCAGCCTTGTATTTTGGGTCAACATCGGGCACATGCTTCCTAGCAACTTTTGCATTAGGTTTGTACATGGTGCTAGCACGGGTTGCTCACAAGTCCGCCATTGCTATCTGCGTCATTAGCCCTCTTGCTGTTATATGCAAACAAATGGACCTTTGGTTAAAGTGGGCTCTTCTGGCACAACCATTATGTACCCGAATTGGGCTAACTCGTACACTGGTAATGGTGACAACGAGAATCCTTTTCAGCATGTTGATGGAATTTTGGCCCATAATATTCATTTTTGTTTGGGCCACATATACAAGCAACCAGTTTTAG
- the LOC119269535 gene encoding uncharacterized protein LOC119269535: MEFLLQTLNSTTTLLEKVNENNNTMEPLHYPVMAPAEVELPAPAASSADGQICVDGAAPEPASADKGQGSEHSIEQVDPKTPGWTQRVLLALTGSQPWRDQSGDLQKKQETLSLCKDRNKFRHTW, from the exons ATGGAATTCTTGTTGCAGACATTAAACAG TACCACAACACTGCTAGAGAAGGTTAACGAGAACAACAACACCATGGAGCCTCTTCActacccagtcatggcgccggcggagGTTGAGCTGCCGGCCCCGGCGGCCTCAAGTGCAGACGGCCAAATCTGTGTTGACGGCGCCGCTCCAGAGCCGGCCAGTGCAGACAAGGGTCAAGGTTCAGAGCACTCTATAGAGCAAGTGGATCCAAAAACTCCGGGGTGGACGCAAAG AGTGCTCCTTGCCCTCACAGGATCTCAGCCCTGGAGAGATCAGTCCGGCGATTTGCAGAAAAAACAGGAGACTTTGTCATTGTGCAAAGATAGGAACAAGTTTCGACACACTTGGTGA
- the LOC119269534 gene encoding serine/threonine-protein phosphatase 6 regulatory ankyrin repeat subunit C-like isoform X2 → MASRSSTDDTKENAVQVSVDAKLTVAAGRGNCQQLKDLLSTEDSKTMLVVMAPSIQASTVKSLPEVMSPLLLSSACSGAWQDLEFLLNRGHGQPHPSMNSSTKFHDLLTAYGSHSCGDKGASMQKASDDVEALLNLPSGSTVSLLDGVTIEGGTALHVVATYGESDGFLRSADIIHSKASHLLFVRNKNGDTPLHCAARAGMSRMVRHLITLARGENTGVNRVKELLEIENSLKETALHQAVRIGNNDIVKLLMEENSELASFPKDGTSPLYLAILLEEDIIVETLYNASHMKLSYSGKNGQNALHAAVLRGTELTKKLLEWNSDLTIQRDENGSTPLHFAAALAQQSQRGSICWQVLEANSAALYQSDCNGLFPIHVAASVGESGTVTMFLNKSPSSAGLQDSMGRTFLHVAAEKRKVRIVSSACRNRSLLWILNIQDNDGNTALHLAIQARSLRMFCALLGNRQTHLNLSNNMGQTPLDISPYGVPPGFFDEQNSEAKIHFALTVVNARSGGSRRDHFEENYTRQLKYDETEQLEKCYVVMYRFVQQFALIIM, encoded by the exons ATGGCGTCGAGGAGCAGCACCGACGACACGAAGGAAAATGCCGTGCAAGTGTCGGTGGATGCCAAACTGACGGTGGCCGCAGGCCGTGGCAACTGTCAGCAGTTGAAGGATCTGCTGAGCACGGAGGATTCGAAGACAATGCTGGTTGTGATGGCCCCAAGCATCCAGGCTTCCACGGTGAAGTCTCTCCCAGAGGTCATGAGCCCCCTTCTGCTATCATCGGCTTGCTCTGGCGCCTGGCAAGACTTGGAATTTCTTCTCAACAGGGGACACGGTCAGCCGCATCCTTCCATGAATTCTAGTACAAAATTTCATGACCTTCTCACGGCATATGGCTCCCACAGCTGCGGCGACAAAGGCGCATCGATGCAGAAAGCTTCTGATGATGTTGAAGCACTTCTGAACCTGCCTTCAGGTTCTACCGTGTCACTTCTGGACGGGGTCACCATTGAAGGGGGCACTGCACtccatgtggtggccacatatggcgAGAGTGATGGATTCTTGAGGAGTGCTGACATCATCCATAGTAAGGCAAGCCATCTCCTGTTTGTGCGTAACAAGAATGGTGACACGCCCCTGCACTGCGCTGCACGGGCCGGGATGTCCCGAATGGTCCGTCATCTCATCACTCTGGCCAGAGGCGAGAATACAGGTGTTAACAGAGTGAAGGAACTcctagaaattgaaaacagccttaAGGAGACAGCATTGCATCAAGCAGTCCGTATTGGAAATAATGACATAGTCAAGCTGCTAATGGAGGAAAACTCGGAGTTGGCCAGTTTTCCGAAAGACGGCACTTCACCTCTGTACCTGGCCATCTTGCTGGAAGAGGACATCATTGTCGAGACACTTTATAATGCGAGTCACATGAAACTTTCCTACTCTGGGAAAAATGGACAGAATGCGCTGCATGCTGCGGTTCTCCGAGGCACAG AGCTTACAAAAAAGCTCTTGGAATGGAACAGTGATCTCACTATACAAAGGGATGAAAACGGGAGTACGCCTCTCCATTTTGCTGCAGCTCTGGCACAGCAAAGTCAGCGAGGAAGTATATGTTGGCAAGTATTGGAAGCGAACTCAGCTGCATTGTATCAGTCAGATTGCAACGGATTATTTCCAATACACGTTGCTGCCTCTGTTGGTGAAAGTGGGACAGTAACTATGTTCCTTAACAAGTCTCCGAGCAGTGCTGGTTTGCAGGACAGTATGGGAAGGACATTCCTTCATGTAGCTGCTGAGAAAAGGAAAGTTAGAATAGTCAGTTCTGCTTGCAGAAATCGATCACTCTTATGGATTCTTAATATCCAAGACAATGATGGGAACACTGCACTACACCTAGCTATCCAGGCACGGAGTCTTCGAATGTTTTGTGCTTTGTTAGGGAATCGACAAACACATTTGAATTTATCAAATAATATGGGGCAAACTCCTCTAGATATATCACCATATGGGGTTCCCCCAGGATTTTTTGATGAACAG aACAGTGAAGCGAAGATACACTTTGCACTGACAGTTGTTAATGCTAGGAGTGGTGGCAGTCGTCGTGATCACTTTGAAGAAAACTACACTCGTCAGTTAAAATATGATGAAACGGAACAATTAGAAA AATGTTATGTTGTGATGTACCGTTTTGTTCAACAATTTGCGCTCATAATCATGTAA